One window of the Hoplias malabaricus isolate fHopMal1 chromosome Y, fHopMal1.hap1, whole genome shotgun sequence genome contains the following:
- the LOC136678919 gene encoding zinc finger E-box-binding homeobox 1-like isoform X2 has translation MADGPRCRKRRKQANPRRNSVRSFSNVSEAASDSDDEDKLHIVEEDSISDVPDEKPTVFQLGAAQQIHNGHTEDDGNLGPDALIRAVRVKEECITDEEDDEIQKNETQIQRNEGAIFQEDEQSTPERGGHDENGTPDEFSQLHTCPYCSRGYKRHTSLKDHIKLRHEKSKQDFSCSLCNYNCSYRTQLDRHMTSHKNGREQRAVTQSGGNRKFKCTECSKAFKYKHHLKEHLRIHSGEKPYECSNCKKRFSHSGSYSSHISSKKCVGSPPALNALSRSPGVKAALTLSRPTRILLREKVDISNKPLHEQLPPKQIKQEPINHELKPVTTSQVVTTTTATTNNGSAIPLQTAAPQGVVQTLVVPTVGLTQPISINLSDLQNALKAAMDGNMIRQVVASTNANGTAAKVVGQLQPQTQAVVVQTPHQQAQVISAISLPVVDQDGNAKIIINYNIDPQVATSKMNTVQPVIAPPTVAQAKLLQPNVTPPKVVHFNSTQTPKVLQVNSAQPPKVLQVNSTQLPKVVPINSTQPPKEAQANAAQPPKVVHVNSLQPPKVVQVNSTQLSKLVQVNSTQPNVTLTQMPGTTKPLPTQINILKPIQTGNSCKVPSIYKVTKLVQSLPTQTKFSQPTVLLLRRTDGSQGLVVRQLTTVHSNTQVIPAIDSKIIENMSSPEKAMVTEKQISPVQQKQAGEDSIAPNENCQPEDLSRSLLQEIQIKTEPMSPVEIEPDMQTDGEDTLQTEGERAERTIAKSIGSDFTTAHSGVACSDGFHNYATCLFCDSSPSSADILNCLNSNEQGSGISLSSLLGEGDSGPPVESLLPLLKAYSKDSHPSEEQLSRVAESVSLPLDVVSRWFQRMRSKKISLRPLGYPKTTEQDPSIDSPSQILNTPCEPHEDSSLNQKSVPSPLNLSANDLIIVKTEESEEEGQTEPLDLSLPKSSCNNANASNSTSASTNKPSLPAQEEPLNLTCLKKDALPGNTIYMTQPTTSPVNIVAASLPTLVAIAEPGGVPCIRAAFSTNKRTILIPQLSYTYATPSTNSKAITTTSANTSNTTATPPSADTQGTVILSGSQEAAKAGGECASAWDGQNDGDLSPNRKRRKLQCGQFACDLCDKIFQKSSSLLRHKYEHTGKRPHECGVCKKAFKHKHHLIEHTRLHSGEKPYQCDKCGKRFSHSGSYSQHMNHRYSYCKKEAPDQPGPTHTPSHLDSDERESEAEEEEEEDEEREGERDANEEMEFADFDMSEIRVVRVGEEFDEEEEEEEDGEEEQVTEEEDAMELQVEEIDALEEVVEIVDMGESVKKQNAEEMRKTVVTDCVERTEEGKNN, from the exons ATGGCGGACGGCCCCAGGTGCAGAAAGCGAAGAAAGCAGGCGAACCCGCGTAGGAACAGCG TGAGGAGTTTCTCGAACGTGTCCGAAGCTGCGTCTGATTCTGACGATGAAGATAAACTTCACATTGTGGAGGAAGACAGTATTTCAGATGTTCCAGATGAAAAGCCAACAGTATTCCAGCTAGGTGCTGCACAACAGATACACAATGGACACACAGAGGATg ATGGGAACCTGGGGCCGGACGCTTTGATAAGAGCAGTCAGAGTTAAAG AGGAGTGTATAACCGATGAAGAGGATGATGAAATCCAGAAAAACGAAACACAAATACAGAGGAATGAAGGGGCCATTTTTCAAGAGGATGAGCAGAGCACACCAGAAAGAGGAGGCCATGATGAGAATG GTACTCCTGACGAGTTCTCTCAGCTGCACACATGTCCCTACTGTTCGCGAGGTTATAAGCGTCACACGTCTCTCAAGGATCACATCAAACTGCGCCATGAGAAGAGCAAGCAAGACTTCAGCTGTTCCCTCTGCAACTACAACTGCAGCTACCGCACACAGCTCGACCGTCACATGACCTCTCATAAAAATGGACGAGAACAG AGGGCTGTGACACAGTCAGGAGGAAACAGGAAGTTCAAGTGCACAGAGTGTTCTAAAGCCTTCAAATATAAACATCACCTGAAGGAACACCTGCGCATCCACAGCG GTGAAAAGCCTTATGAGTGTTCGAATTGTAAGAAGCGTTTTTCACACTCCGGCTCCTACAGTTCTCACATCAGTAGCAAGAAGTGTGTAGGATCTCCCCCTGCTCTAAACGCTCTGTCTCGCTCCCCCGGGGTCAAAGCTGCTCTCACCCTCTCACGGCCCACACGCATCCTCTTGCGGGAGAAAGTGGATATTAGTAATAAACCTTTACATGAACAGCTTCCACCCAAACAGATTAAGCAAGAGCCTATAAATCATGAACTTAAACCCGTCACAACTTCGCAAGTCGTGACCACAACCACCGCCACCACCAATAACGGGAGTGCCATTCCTCTTCAGACTGCTGCCCCTCAGGGTGTGGTACAGACTTTGGTTGTACCTACTGTGGGATTAACTCAGCCAATCAGTATTAACCTGAGTGATTTACAGAATGCACTGAAAGCAGCAATGGATGGAAACATGATCCGGCAGGTAGTGGCTAGCACAAATGCTAACGGAACTGCCGCTAAAGTTGTCGGTCAGCTACAGCCACAAACGCAGGCAGTGGTTGTGCAGACTCCTCATCAACAGGCACAGGTGATCTCTGCCATCTCCCTGCCAGTGGTGGATCAGGACGGGAATGCCAAAATTATCATCAACTACAACATAGACCCACAGGTCGCCACGTCAAAGATGAACACAGTGCAGCCTGTTATAGCACCGCCAACTGTGGCACAAGCAAAACTGCTGCAGCCAAATGTGACGCCACCAAAGGTGGTACATTTTAACTCAACACAAACTCCAAAGGTGTTACAAGTAAACTCAGCCCAGCCTCCAAAGGTGTTACAGGTGAACTCAACCCAGCTTCCAAAGGTGGTACCGATCAATTCCACCCAGCCTCCAAAGGAAGCACAGGCCAATGCAGCCCAGCCTCCTAAGGTGGTACACGTTAACTCATTACAGCCTCCAAAGGTGGTACAGGTTAACTCAACCCAGCTTTCAAAGTTAGTACAAGTTAACTCAACACAACCAAACGTTACTCTAACCCAAATGCCAGGCACCACTAAGCCATTACCTACGCAGATAAACATCCTTAAACCCATCCAAACAGGTAATTCCTGTAAAGTGCCATCTATCTACAAGGTAACTAAGCTGGTCCAATCGCTCCCTACGCAGACAAAGTTTTCACAGCCAACAGTGTTACTTCTGAGGAGAACGGACGGGTCGCAGGGTTTGGTAGTCCGACAGTTAACAACTGTGCATTCGAACACACAGGTAATTCCAGCCATAGACTCCAAGATCATAGAGAATATGTCAAGCCCTGAAAAGGCAATGGTGACAGAAAAGCAAATATCACCTGTTCAGCAAAAACAGGCTGGAGAAGATTCCATTGCTCCCAATGAGAACTGCCAGCCTGAAGACCTGAGCAGGTCTTTGTTACAGGAGATTCAGATCAAAACTGAGCCTATGTCTCCAGTTGAAATTGAGCCTGATATGCAGACAGATGGAGAAGACACCTTGCAGACGGAGGGAGAAAGAGCAGAAAGAACAATTGCAAAGAGCATAGGTTCAGACTTTACAACAGCTCACAGTGGAGTTGCTTGTAGTGATGGCTTCCATAACTATGCCACATGTCTTTTCTGTGACAGCAGTCCTAGCAGTGCTGATATACTCAACTGTCTCAACAGCAATGAGCAAGGATCTGGCATATCTCTCTCCTCCCTGCTCGGAGAGGGAGACTCTGGACCTCCAGTAGAGAGTCTTTTACCCCTCCTCAAAGCTTATAGCAAGGACTCACACCCCAGTGAGGAGCAGCTCTCTCGAGTTGCTGAGTCAGTCAGTCTGCCTCTGGATGTGGTCAGTAGGTGGTTCCAAAGAATGCGCTCCAAGAAGATATCACTCCGACCCCTGGGTTATCCCAAAACCACAGAGCAA GACCCAAGTATCGACTCCCCATCCCAAATCCTCAACACTCCATGTGAACCCCATGAAGACTCTTCATTGAACCAGAAAAGTGTCCCTTCTCCACTCAACCTCTCCGCTAACGATCTCATCATTGTAAAGACAGAGGAGTCAGAAGAGGAAGGGCAAACTGAACCTCTGGACCTTTCTCTCCCAAAGTCCTCCTGCAACAACGCTAACGCCTCGAATTCCACGTCAGCATCCACCAACAAGCCATCGCTTCCTGCACAAGAGGAGCCTTTGAATCTCACCTGCCTCAAGAAGGATGCATTGCCTGGCAACACCATTTACATGACACAACCTACTACAAGTCCAGTAAACATCGTAGCAGCATCTTTGCCCACGTTGGTTGCCATAGCAGAGCCAGGCGGAGTCCCCTGCATCCGAGCTGCCTTCTCCACCAACAAACGCACCATCCTCATACCCCAGTTGTCCTACACCTATGCCACACCCTCAACTAACAGCAAGGCTATCACCACCACCTCCGCCAACACGTCCAACACCACTGCCACCCCGCCATCCGCAGACACACAGGGAACAGTCATACTTAGCGGCAGTCAG GAAGCGGCCAAAGCTGGAGGTGAATGTGCGTCGGCGTGGGACGGGCAGAATGACGGTGACCTCTCACCAAATAGAAAGAGGAGGAAGTTGCAGTGTGGCCAGTTCGCTTGTGACCTGTGTGACAAAATCTTCCAGAAGAGCAGCTCGTTGCTGCGACACAAATATGAACACACAG GTAAGCGTCCTCATGAGTGCGGCGTGTGTAAGAAGGCTTTTAAACATAAGCACCACCTGATAGAGCACACGCGTCTTCACTCCGGAGAGAAACCCTATCAGTGTGACAAGTGCGGCAAGCGCTTCTCCCACTCCGGCTCCTACTCCCAGCACATGAACCATCGCTACTCCTACTGCAAGAAAGAAGCTCCCGACCAACCAGGGCCAACCCACACTCCTTCACATCTCGACTccgatgagagagagagcgaggcggaggaggaggaggaggaagacgaGGAacgagaaggagagagagacgcCAACGAGGAAATGGAGTTTGCTGACTTTGACATGAGCGAAATAAGAGTGGTCAGAGTTGGGGAGGAATTtgatgaggaggaagaggaggaagaagatgGAGAGGAAGAGCAAGTGACGGAGGAAGAAGATGCCATGGAGCTGCAGGTTGAGGAAATAGACGCTCTAGAGGAAGTTGTGGAGATCGTGGACATGGGGGAGAgcgtaaaaaaacaaaacgcgGAGGAGATGAGGAAAACGGTGGTTACTGACTGCGTGGAAAGAACAGAGGAGGGAAAAAACAACTGA
- the LOC136678919 gene encoding zinc finger E-box-binding homeobox 1-like isoform X1: MADGPRCRKRRKQANPRRNSVRSFSNVSEAASDSDDEDKLHIVEEDSISDVPDEKPTVFQLGAAQQIHNGHTEDDGNLGPDALIRAVRVKEECITDEEDDEIQKNETQIQRNEGAIFQEDEQSTPERGGHDENGTPDEFSQLHTCPYCSRGYKRHTSLKDHIKLRHEKSKQDFSCSLCNYNCSYRTQLDRHMTSHKNGREQRAVTQSGGNRKFKCTECSKAFKYKHHLKEHLRIHSGEKPYECSNCKKRFSHSGSYSSHISSKKCVGSPPALNALSRSPGVKAALTLSRPTRILLREKVDISNKPLHEQLPPKQIKQEPINHELKPVTTSQVVTTTTATTNNGSAIPLQTAAPQGVVQTLVVPTVGLTQPISINLSDLQNALKAAMDGNMIRQVVASTNANGTAAKVVGQLQPQTQAVVVQTPHQQAQVISAISLPVVDQDGNAKIIINYNIDPQVATSKMNTVQPVIAPPTVAQAKLLQPNVTPPKVVHFNSTQTPKVLQVNSAQPPKVLQVNSTQLPKVVPINSTQPPKEAQANAAQPPKVVHVNSLQPPKVVQVNSTQLSKLVQVNSTQPNVTLTQMPGTTKPLPTQINILKPIQTGNSCKVPSIYKVTKLVQSLPTQTKFSQPTVLLLRRTDGSQGLVVRQLTTVHSNTQVIPAIDSKIIENMSSPEKAMVTEKQISPVQQKQAGEDSIAPNENCQPEDLSRSLLQEIQIKTEPMSPVEIEPDMQTDGEDTLQTEGERAERTIAKSIGSDFTTAHSGVACSDGFHNYATCLFCDSSPSSADILNCLNSNEQGSGISLSSLLGEGDSGPPVESLLPLLKAYSKDSHPSEEQLSRVAESVSLPLDVVSRWFQRMRSKKISLRPLGYPKTTEQTLENSSQDPSIDSPSQILNTPCEPHEDSSLNQKSVPSPLNLSANDLIIVKTEESEEEGQTEPLDLSLPKSSCNNANASNSTSASTNKPSLPAQEEPLNLTCLKKDALPGNTIYMTQPTTSPVNIVAASLPTLVAIAEPGGVPCIRAAFSTNKRTILIPQLSYTYATPSTNSKAITTTSANTSNTTATPPSADTQGTVILSGSQEAAKAGGECASAWDGQNDGDLSPNRKRRKLQCGQFACDLCDKIFQKSSSLLRHKYEHTGKRPHECGVCKKAFKHKHHLIEHTRLHSGEKPYQCDKCGKRFSHSGSYSQHMNHRYSYCKKEAPDQPGPTHTPSHLDSDERESEAEEEEEEDEEREGERDANEEMEFADFDMSEIRVVRVGEEFDEEEEEEEDGEEEQVTEEEDAMELQVEEIDALEEVVEIVDMGESVKKQNAEEMRKTVVTDCVERTEEGKNN; this comes from the exons ATGGCGGACGGCCCCAGGTGCAGAAAGCGAAGAAAGCAGGCGAACCCGCGTAGGAACAGCG TGAGGAGTTTCTCGAACGTGTCCGAAGCTGCGTCTGATTCTGACGATGAAGATAAACTTCACATTGTGGAGGAAGACAGTATTTCAGATGTTCCAGATGAAAAGCCAACAGTATTCCAGCTAGGTGCTGCACAACAGATACACAATGGACACACAGAGGATg ATGGGAACCTGGGGCCGGACGCTTTGATAAGAGCAGTCAGAGTTAAAG AGGAGTGTATAACCGATGAAGAGGATGATGAAATCCAGAAAAACGAAACACAAATACAGAGGAATGAAGGGGCCATTTTTCAAGAGGATGAGCAGAGCACACCAGAAAGAGGAGGCCATGATGAGAATG GTACTCCTGACGAGTTCTCTCAGCTGCACACATGTCCCTACTGTTCGCGAGGTTATAAGCGTCACACGTCTCTCAAGGATCACATCAAACTGCGCCATGAGAAGAGCAAGCAAGACTTCAGCTGTTCCCTCTGCAACTACAACTGCAGCTACCGCACACAGCTCGACCGTCACATGACCTCTCATAAAAATGGACGAGAACAG AGGGCTGTGACACAGTCAGGAGGAAACAGGAAGTTCAAGTGCACAGAGTGTTCTAAAGCCTTCAAATATAAACATCACCTGAAGGAACACCTGCGCATCCACAGCG GTGAAAAGCCTTATGAGTGTTCGAATTGTAAGAAGCGTTTTTCACACTCCGGCTCCTACAGTTCTCACATCAGTAGCAAGAAGTGTGTAGGATCTCCCCCTGCTCTAAACGCTCTGTCTCGCTCCCCCGGGGTCAAAGCTGCTCTCACCCTCTCACGGCCCACACGCATCCTCTTGCGGGAGAAAGTGGATATTAGTAATAAACCTTTACATGAACAGCTTCCACCCAAACAGATTAAGCAAGAGCCTATAAATCATGAACTTAAACCCGTCACAACTTCGCAAGTCGTGACCACAACCACCGCCACCACCAATAACGGGAGTGCCATTCCTCTTCAGACTGCTGCCCCTCAGGGTGTGGTACAGACTTTGGTTGTACCTACTGTGGGATTAACTCAGCCAATCAGTATTAACCTGAGTGATTTACAGAATGCACTGAAAGCAGCAATGGATGGAAACATGATCCGGCAGGTAGTGGCTAGCACAAATGCTAACGGAACTGCCGCTAAAGTTGTCGGTCAGCTACAGCCACAAACGCAGGCAGTGGTTGTGCAGACTCCTCATCAACAGGCACAGGTGATCTCTGCCATCTCCCTGCCAGTGGTGGATCAGGACGGGAATGCCAAAATTATCATCAACTACAACATAGACCCACAGGTCGCCACGTCAAAGATGAACACAGTGCAGCCTGTTATAGCACCGCCAACTGTGGCACAAGCAAAACTGCTGCAGCCAAATGTGACGCCACCAAAGGTGGTACATTTTAACTCAACACAAACTCCAAAGGTGTTACAAGTAAACTCAGCCCAGCCTCCAAAGGTGTTACAGGTGAACTCAACCCAGCTTCCAAAGGTGGTACCGATCAATTCCACCCAGCCTCCAAAGGAAGCACAGGCCAATGCAGCCCAGCCTCCTAAGGTGGTACACGTTAACTCATTACAGCCTCCAAAGGTGGTACAGGTTAACTCAACCCAGCTTTCAAAGTTAGTACAAGTTAACTCAACACAACCAAACGTTACTCTAACCCAAATGCCAGGCACCACTAAGCCATTACCTACGCAGATAAACATCCTTAAACCCATCCAAACAGGTAATTCCTGTAAAGTGCCATCTATCTACAAGGTAACTAAGCTGGTCCAATCGCTCCCTACGCAGACAAAGTTTTCACAGCCAACAGTGTTACTTCTGAGGAGAACGGACGGGTCGCAGGGTTTGGTAGTCCGACAGTTAACAACTGTGCATTCGAACACACAGGTAATTCCAGCCATAGACTCCAAGATCATAGAGAATATGTCAAGCCCTGAAAAGGCAATGGTGACAGAAAAGCAAATATCACCTGTTCAGCAAAAACAGGCTGGAGAAGATTCCATTGCTCCCAATGAGAACTGCCAGCCTGAAGACCTGAGCAGGTCTTTGTTACAGGAGATTCAGATCAAAACTGAGCCTATGTCTCCAGTTGAAATTGAGCCTGATATGCAGACAGATGGAGAAGACACCTTGCAGACGGAGGGAGAAAGAGCAGAAAGAACAATTGCAAAGAGCATAGGTTCAGACTTTACAACAGCTCACAGTGGAGTTGCTTGTAGTGATGGCTTCCATAACTATGCCACATGTCTTTTCTGTGACAGCAGTCCTAGCAGTGCTGATATACTCAACTGTCTCAACAGCAATGAGCAAGGATCTGGCATATCTCTCTCCTCCCTGCTCGGAGAGGGAGACTCTGGACCTCCAGTAGAGAGTCTTTTACCCCTCCTCAAAGCTTATAGCAAGGACTCACACCCCAGTGAGGAGCAGCTCTCTCGAGTTGCTGAGTCAGTCAGTCTGCCTCTGGATGTGGTCAGTAGGTGGTTCCAAAGAATGCGCTCCAAGAAGATATCACTCCGACCCCTGGGTTATCCCAAAACCACAGAGCAA ACTCTCGAAAACTCTTCACAGGACCCAAGTATCGACTCCCCATCCCAAATCCTCAACACTCCATGTGAACCCCATGAAGACTCTTCATTGAACCAGAAAAGTGTCCCTTCTCCACTCAACCTCTCCGCTAACGATCTCATCATTGTAAAGACAGAGGAGTCAGAAGAGGAAGGGCAAACTGAACCTCTGGACCTTTCTCTCCCAAAGTCCTCCTGCAACAACGCTAACGCCTCGAATTCCACGTCAGCATCCACCAACAAGCCATCGCTTCCTGCACAAGAGGAGCCTTTGAATCTCACCTGCCTCAAGAAGGATGCATTGCCTGGCAACACCATTTACATGACACAACCTACTACAAGTCCAGTAAACATCGTAGCAGCATCTTTGCCCACGTTGGTTGCCATAGCAGAGCCAGGCGGAGTCCCCTGCATCCGAGCTGCCTTCTCCACCAACAAACGCACCATCCTCATACCCCAGTTGTCCTACACCTATGCCACACCCTCAACTAACAGCAAGGCTATCACCACCACCTCCGCCAACACGTCCAACACCACTGCCACCCCGCCATCCGCAGACACACAGGGAACAGTCATACTTAGCGGCAGTCAG GAAGCGGCCAAAGCTGGAGGTGAATGTGCGTCGGCGTGGGACGGGCAGAATGACGGTGACCTCTCACCAAATAGAAAGAGGAGGAAGTTGCAGTGTGGCCAGTTCGCTTGTGACCTGTGTGACAAAATCTTCCAGAAGAGCAGCTCGTTGCTGCGACACAAATATGAACACACAG GTAAGCGTCCTCATGAGTGCGGCGTGTGTAAGAAGGCTTTTAAACATAAGCACCACCTGATAGAGCACACGCGTCTTCACTCCGGAGAGAAACCCTATCAGTGTGACAAGTGCGGCAAGCGCTTCTCCCACTCCGGCTCCTACTCCCAGCACATGAACCATCGCTACTCCTACTGCAAGAAAGAAGCTCCCGACCAACCAGGGCCAACCCACACTCCTTCACATCTCGACTccgatgagagagagagcgaggcggaggaggaggaggaggaagacgaGGAacgagaaggagagagagacgcCAACGAGGAAATGGAGTTTGCTGACTTTGACATGAGCGAAATAAGAGTGGTCAGAGTTGGGGAGGAATTtgatgaggaggaagaggaggaagaagatgGAGAGGAAGAGCAAGTGACGGAGGAAGAAGATGCCATGGAGCTGCAGGTTGAGGAAATAGACGCTCTAGAGGAAGTTGTGGAGATCGTGGACATGGGGGAGAgcgtaaaaaaacaaaacgcgGAGGAGATGAGGAAAACGGTGGTTACTGACTGCGTGGAAAGAACAGAGGAGGGAAAAAACAACTGA